The DNA sequence CGCCTAAAGCGCTCAGGCTGGGGCAGGCCTATGTTGATTCGGCACAGTTTCCGCGCATGGTGCGGCCGATCGTGGAGTACATTGCCAGCAGGACGGAAGAGCATGCTTCTGTTGGCGTGATCGACGAAGATGAACTGGTTTATATCGCCCGCAGTAGGCACACGCCGTTTAACTCGACCTCAGTGCGGCTGGGGGAGAGGGTACCGATTTATTGTACTGCCGGGGGGAGGCTTTGGCTTGCTTCATTACCTGAAGCGGAGTGTGAAGCGGTGCTGTGGAGGATCCGCCGCGAACAGCGTACGCCTTATACGGTAACGGACGTACCAGCGCTGATGGATAACATTGCCCTGGTGCGTCGTCAGGGTTATGCCGTGATTGAGCAGGAATTTGAGATTGGCATGCTGGTACTGGCGGTGCCGCTGTCAGACAGAGAAGGGCTCTATTGGGGAGCGCTGAGTTTAACCAGTCATCAGTCAAGAACCTCAATTGAGGCACTGTGTCGCGATCATCTGGATTTGCTGTACAGCGCTCAGGCGATGCTGGTTGGGTAGCCCCGGAAGAGGCGGGCAGGTTCTGAACGGAACCTGCCCGATATATCAGGCTTTCGCGCCGTCGATAAAGCTATTCCAGTCCGCTCCAGCGTTGTTCACGAAGTTTGACCAGCTATTGGCGGCAGTGTTCACAAAGCCGTTCCAGTTATCTAACCCCGCAGACACAAAGGTGTTCCAGTTAGACTGACCGATAACGAACTTGCCAAACTCAACAGCGCTGTCAATCACAAAGTTGGCGAAAGAGGCTCCTGAGGTAGCGACAAAAGATCCGAAGCCAAGCCCGGAGTTGACGACAAAGCTGGTAAAGCCAGTAACCGCATTCAGCAGATTAAAACCCCCGGAAATGTATTCCATTTCGTTAAAAGTTAACTCTTTCATTTTTATTCCTTTATTTAACGGATTGTTATCAGTGAGCACCGTACTCACCGCGAAAGGCTAACATTGCTAAATAGAGGCAAACCAGACGGCGACCGTCTCAGGATGCTGATTTCTTTATCATTTTTATATGAACACATCCGTGAATGGTTAATAACGCCGGACTGGAGATGAAGCGATAAAGATGATTTTATCTGAAGTGAACCTGGAGGAGGGGAGGGACAATAGGCTGCGTAATAAAAAAAACAGCCCCCGGTCTTGCGAGCGGAGGCTGCTGAGCGTTTGCAGAAGGTGGTCTTATCTGACCATCGTCAGCAGATTATGTGAATCCGGCACCATAAAGTCGACGGACATCATCACCGACAGCGCGGTAATGGCGACGATGGAAAAGACGAACAGCTTACGCGCCCAGACTTTATCATCGGCCACTTTGTAACCGCGCAGCGCCATCCCCAGCCACCAGACGCTCACTGCCGCAGCGACAACCAGATATTTATATCCAGCGTAGCCGCCCAGAGAGAGCATCAGCGTCGCAACGGTAAAGGCGATGATGTAGACGGTAATATGGTTTTTAGCCACTGAAATACCTTTCACTACCGGCAGTACCGGAATATTCGCCGCCTGATAATCCTTGAAGCGGAAAATTGCGATAGCGTAAGAGTGAGGCATCTGCCACAGGCTAAAAATAGCCAGCAGGATAGCGGCACCGCTGTCAAAATCGCCGGTTACCGCACAGTAGCCAATCACCGGCGGCGCAGCGCCGGAGAGAGAACCAATCAGCGTGCCGTAGACGGAGTGGCGCTTCATGTACAGGCTGTAAACGCCGACATAAACCACGAACCCCATCACCCCCAGCCAGCAGGCCAGGGGATTAGCGCCAAACCACAGGAGCATGAAGCCAGCAATACCCAGCAAGGTGGCGTATACCAGCGAAGCTTCTGGCGAGATCAGCCCTTTGACCAGCACCCGGTTTTTCGTCCGCTCCATCTTACGATCGATATCGCGGTCGATATAGTTGTTGAAAACACAACCCGAGGCGACCACCAGGGATACTCCGAGGAGCGTCCAGATAAAAAGCGGATAGTCTATATGGCCCTTGGAGGCCAGCAGAAAACCGCCAATTACGGAGATCAGGTTGCCAAAAATGATGCCTGGTTTCGTTACTTGCAGGTATTGCTTAAACATACTCGCCGCTCTTAGTGCATCATCATGTTGTAGTTCAGGTTCCACATAATCCAGATGGAACCGACAACTACGATAGCAATGATGATTACGGTGAAGATAAATGCGGTCAGGTTCCAGCCTTCGTCCGATTTACTGTTCATGTGCAGGAAGTACACAAGGTGCACCAGAATCTGCACAACCGCAGTGACCAGGATGGTTCCCAGGATAGCCGCATGCGATGCGGAGCCACTCATCACCATTGCAAACGGGATAACCGTCAGAATGATCGACAGGATGAAACCTGTCATGTAGCTCTTCACGCTGCCGTGAGAAGCGCCGCTATGATCGGTAGAATGACTCATTACATCGCCCCCATCAGATAAACAACAGAGAACACGCAGATCCACACGACGTCCAGGAAGTGCCAGAACAGGCTCAGGCACAGGATACGGGTGCGGTTGGTG is a window from the Klebsiella oxytoca genome containing:
- a CDS encoding IclR family transcriptional regulator C-terminal domain-containing protein, with protein sequence MQNQIHSRDLIVGLQKGLALIQLFSKEFPRLTVPQAAKMSGLTQSAARRFFLTLLHERYLQTDGRHYWLTPKALRLGQAYVDSAQFPRMVRPIVEYIASRTEEHASVGVIDEDELVYIARSRHTPFNSTSVRLGERVPIYCTAGGRLWLASLPEAECEAVLWRIRREQRTPYTVTDVPALMDNIALVRRQGYAVIEQEFEIGMLVLAVPLSDREGLYWGALSLTSHQSRTSIEALCRDHLDLLYSAQAMLVG
- the cyoE gene encoding heme o synthase, whose amino-acid sequence is MFKQYLQVTKPGIIFGNLISVIGGFLLASKGHIDYPLFIWTLLGVSLVVASGCVFNNYIDRDIDRKMERTKNRVLVKGLISPEASLVYATLLGIAGFMLLWFGANPLACWLGVMGFVVYVGVYSLYMKRHSVYGTLIGSLSGAAPPVIGYCAVTGDFDSGAAILLAIFSLWQMPHSYAIAIFRFKDYQAANIPVLPVVKGISVAKNHITVYIIAFTVATLMLSLGGYAGYKYLVVAAAVSVWWLGMALRGYKVADDKVWARKLFVFSIVAITALSVMMSVDFMVPDSHNLLTMVR
- a CDS encoding cytochrome o ubiquinol oxidase subunit IV, encoding MSHSTDHSGASHGSVKSYMTGFILSIILTVIPFAMVMSGSASHAAILGTILVTAVVQILVHLVYFLHMNSKSDEGWNLTAFIFTVIIIAIVVVGSIWIMWNLNYNMMMH